One window from the genome of Nicotiana sylvestris chromosome 9, ASM39365v2, whole genome shotgun sequence encodes:
- the LOC104211049 gene encoding glutathione reductase, chloroplastic, which produces MATSLSTPKLSTTLSSPTLHSLLYKHKFSLLSLSNPIKPLHFNFLTHSRSTPSSLSCTRRRFTAPRAESSNGADAPRHYDFDLFTIGAGSGGVRASRFASNFGASVAVCELPFSTISSDSTGGVGGTCVLRGCVPKKLLVYASKYSHEFEESCGFGWNYDVEPRFDWSTLIANKNAELQRLTGIYKNILKNAGVTLIEGRGKVVDPHTVDVDGKLYSAKNILISVGGRPFIPDIPGSEYAIDSDAALDLPTKPNKIAIVGGGYIALEFAGIFNGLKSEVHVFIRQKKVLRGFDEEIRDFVGEQMSLRGIEFHTEESPQAIVKSADGSLSLKTSRGTVEGFSHIMFATGRRPNTKNLGLETVGVKMTKNGAIEVDEYSRTSVPSIWAVGDVTDRINLTPVALMEGGALAKTIFAHEPTKPDYRNVPAAVFSQPPIGQVGLMEEQAIKEFGDVDVYTANFRPLKATISGLPDRVFMKLIVCAKTSKVLGLHMCGDDAPEIVQGFAIAVKAGLTKADFDATVGIHPTSAEEFVTMRTPTRKVRSSPSEGKAEHDIKAAAGV; this is translated from the exons ATGGCTACATCTCTGAGCACACCAAAGCTCAGCACTACTCTTTCTTCTCCAACTCTCCACTCTCTACTCTACAAACACAAATTCTCTCTTCTGTCACTCTCTAACCCAATTAAGCCTCTCCACTTCAATTTTCTCACCCACTCCCGTAGTACCCCATCATCATTATCCTGTACCCGCCGCCGTTTCACCGCCCCACGCGCCGAGTCCTCCAATGGCGCTGACGCTCCTCGCCACTACGACTTTGACTTATTCACCATCGGTGCTGGTAGCGGTGGTGTTAGGGCTTCTCGTTTTGCGTCTAATTTTGGGGCTTCTGTTGCTGTTTGTGAGCTCCCTTTCTCCACTATTTCTTCTGATTCCACTGGTGGCGTTGGTGGCAC GTGTGTACTTCGTGGATGCGTACCCAAGAAATTACTCGTGTACGCGTCAAAATATTCTCATGAGTTTGAGGAAAGTTGTGGTTTTGGATGGAACTATGATGTGGAACCTAGATTTGATTGGAGCACCCTCATTGCCAATAAAAATGCCGAGTTGCAGCGCCTCACGGGTATTTACAAGAATATTCTGAAGAATGCTGGTGTCACTCTGATTGAAGGGAGAGGAAAG GTTGTGGATCCTCATACGGTGGATGTGGATGGAAAACTCTACTCGGCTAAGAACATACTGATTTCAGTTGGGGGACGCCCATTTATCCCAGACATTCCTGGTAGCGAATATGCTATAGATTCCGATGCTGCCCTTGATTTGCCAACGAAGCCTAACAAAATTGCCATTGTCGGAGGCGGTTACATTGCACTTGAATTTGCTGGAATCTTCAATGGCTTGAAAAGTGAGGTCCATGTTTTTATAAGACAAAAGAAGGTTTTGAGAGGATTTGATGAAGAA ATTAGGGATTTTGTTGGTGAACAGATGTCACTGAGAGGAATTGAGTTCCATACTGAGGAGTCGCCTCAGGCTATTGTAAAGTCAGCGGATGGCTCACTGTCTTTAAAGACTAGCAGAGGAACAGTTGAAGGTTTCTCTCATATCATGTTTGCAACGGGAAGAAGACCTAATACAAAG AATTTAGGATTAGAGACAGTGGGAGTGAAAATGACAAAGAATGGAGCCATAGAG GTTGATGAGTATTCTCGTACATCAGTACCATCAATTTGGGCAGTTGGAGATGTTACTGATAGAATTAATTTAACTCCAGTTGCTTTGATGGAGGGAGGAGCATTGGCAAAAACTATTTTCGCTCATGAACCCACAAAACCAGATTATAG GAATGTACCAGCTGCGGTATTTTCCCAACCACCTATTGGACAAGTTGGTCTAATGGAAGAACAG GCCATCAAAGAGTTTGGTGACGTTGATGTTTATACAGCAAATTTTAGGCCCTTAAAGGCTACTATTTCTGGTCTTCCAGATCGGGTTTTCATGAAACTTATAGTCTGTGCAAAGACAAGCAAAGTTCTGGGCTTGCATATGTGTGGAGATGATGCACCAGAAATTGTACAG GGATTTGCGATTGCAGTCAAAGCTGGGTTGACCAAGGCGGACTTTGATGCCACTGTGGGAATTCACCCTACATCAGCAGAGGAGTTTGTCACCATGCGTACCCCTACAAGGAAGGTTCGAAGCAGTCCATCTGAG GGAAAGGCAGAGCACGATATTAAAGCTGCAGCTGGAGTTTGA